A portion of the Anthonomus grandis grandis chromosome 19, icAntGran1.3, whole genome shotgun sequence genome contains these proteins:
- the LOC126747424 gene encoding neurotrimin-like isoform X2, translating into MKLFVIGCFVVLMVEGVFGKGVLKRDVNEKALKKDEDVYGELNEQDTDLQKDQEDYYDEAEVSDNQPLDNGARRTSVKLDLLSKPETFVQMIGETVRLPCSVSSKDALEVIRVWSKNSNPIFQGDINIKNKHNYLLLPNGTLQVVLEDAEDFGTYSCTLLLSDSERPEVEHKIIQKTSANITALYSNNKMNVFETDDSATLTCEVTGYPRPTVSWYKDNDKLADGESLTIQRVKPKHAGAYRCFADNKIGKPAHQHINIYVNHKPLIQVDKYIVNSDHESDAELICDVSAYPAATVNWQKDGETIVSNEPKIKLERRRNNERNVLIIKDLNEKDFGKYSCVAWNSLGKETKDVNLVKTPVVRKFEKNQSNESTKDVILQWKVESKQPISMHELQYRKQGETNWKTISPDVTDAENDVYLIKHTLKNLEPGLYETRARSKNGHGWSEYSKTVPFEGESSLDIPAQHRSEELVPVGESTSSSTSLTSSLILVLLTVLTLRQ; encoded by the exons TGAATGAAAAGGCATTGAAAAAAGACGAGGACGTCTACGGTGAATTAAATGAACAAGATACCGATCTCCAAAAGGACCAAGAAGATTACTACGACGAAGCAGAAGTCTCCGATAATCAACCGCTCGACAATGGGGCCAGAAGGACCAGTGTCAAGCTGGACCTACTGTCGAAACCTGAAACTTTCGTCCAAATGATTGGGGAAACAGTTAGGTTACCTTGTTCCGTATCCTCTAAAG ATGCCTTGGAGGTAATTCGTGTGTGGTCCAAAAACTCCAACCCGATCTTCCAAGGTGACATCAACATCAAGAACAAGCACAACTACTTGCTATTGCCAAACGGTACTTTGCAAGTGGTACTGGAGGATGCCGAAGATTTCGGCACCTACTCCTGTACCCTTCTCCTATCCGATTCGGAACGACCGGAGGTTGAACATAAAATAATCCAGAAGACCAGTGCCAACATAACGGCCTTGTATTCCAACAATAAAATGAACGTG TTCGAGACCGATGACAGTGCCACCCTTACCTGCGAAGTCACCGGGTACCCGAGGCCGACAGTTTCTTGGTACAAAGACAACGACAAGTTGGCCGACGGCGAATCCCTGACGATACAGCGAGTTAAGCCGAAACATGCTGGTGCCTACAGGTGCTTCGCTGACAATAAAATTGGAAAACCTGCGCATCAGcatattaatatttacgttaacC ACAAACCGCTTATCCAAGTGGACAAATACATCGTGAACTCGGACCACGAGAGTGACGCTGAGCTCATCTGTGACGTTTCCGCTTATCCAGCGGCCACGGTGAACTGGCAAAAGGACGGCGAAACTATCGTGTCCAACGAGCCTAAAATCAAGCTGGAAAGACGTAGAAATAACGAGAGAAACGTGTTGATCATCAAAG ATCTTAACGAGAAAGACTTTGGCAAGTATTCGTGCGTGGCATGGAACTCTTTGGGGAAAGAGACGAAGGACGTCAACCTGGTGAAGACCCCTGTGGTGAGGAAGTTTGAGAAGAACCAGAGCAACGAAAGCACCAAGGATGTGATTTTGCAATGGAAAGTAGAGTCGAAGCAGCCCATTTCTATGCACGAGCTGCAGTACAGGAAACAAGGG GAAACAAACTGGAAGACGATCTCCCCTGATGTGACCGACGCGGAAAATGACGTCTACTTGATCAAGCACACCCTGAAGAACTTGGAGCCCGGGTTGTACGAGACCAGGGCCAGATCGAAGAACGGCCACGGTTGGTCGGAGTACTCTAAAACGGTACCATTCGAAGGAG AATCATCACTTGACATCCCAGCACAGCACCGAAGCGAGGAACTCGTTCCTGTAGGAG aatctACTTCAAGCAGTACGTCGCTGACCTCCTCGCTAATTTTGGTCCTTCTAACCGTCCTCACGCTAAGACAATGA
- the LOC126747424 gene encoding neurotrimin-like isoform X1 gives MKLFVIGCFVVLMVEGVFGKGVLKRDVNEKALKKDEDVYGELNEQDTDLQKDQEDYYDEAEVSDNQPLDNGARRTSVKLDLLSKPETFVQMIGETVRLPCSVSSKDALEVIRVWSKNSNPIFQGDINIKNKHNYLLLPNGTLQVVLEDAEDFGTYSCTLLLSDSERPEVEHKIIQKTSANITALYSNNKMNVFETDDSATLTCEVTGYPRPTVSWYKDNDKLADGESLTIQRVKPKHAGAYRCFADNKIGKPAHQHINIYVNHKPLIQVDKYIVNSDHESDAELICDVSAYPAATVNWQKDGETIVSNEPKIKLERRRNNERNVLIIKDLNEKDFGKYSCVAWNSLGKETKDVNLVKTPVVRKFEKNQSNESTKDVILQWKVESKQPISMHELQYRKQGETNWKTISPDVTDAENDVYLIKHTLKNLEPGLYETRARSKNGHGWSEYSKTVPFEGVLAKHGAHHSKPKHNKKENRLQESSLDIPAQHRSEELVPVGESTSSSTSLTSSLILVLLTVLTLRQ, from the exons TGAATGAAAAGGCATTGAAAAAAGACGAGGACGTCTACGGTGAATTAAATGAACAAGATACCGATCTCCAAAAGGACCAAGAAGATTACTACGACGAAGCAGAAGTCTCCGATAATCAACCGCTCGACAATGGGGCCAGAAGGACCAGTGTCAAGCTGGACCTACTGTCGAAACCTGAAACTTTCGTCCAAATGATTGGGGAAACAGTTAGGTTACCTTGTTCCGTATCCTCTAAAG ATGCCTTGGAGGTAATTCGTGTGTGGTCCAAAAACTCCAACCCGATCTTCCAAGGTGACATCAACATCAAGAACAAGCACAACTACTTGCTATTGCCAAACGGTACTTTGCAAGTGGTACTGGAGGATGCCGAAGATTTCGGCACCTACTCCTGTACCCTTCTCCTATCCGATTCGGAACGACCGGAGGTTGAACATAAAATAATCCAGAAGACCAGTGCCAACATAACGGCCTTGTATTCCAACAATAAAATGAACGTG TTCGAGACCGATGACAGTGCCACCCTTACCTGCGAAGTCACCGGGTACCCGAGGCCGACAGTTTCTTGGTACAAAGACAACGACAAGTTGGCCGACGGCGAATCCCTGACGATACAGCGAGTTAAGCCGAAACATGCTGGTGCCTACAGGTGCTTCGCTGACAATAAAATTGGAAAACCTGCGCATCAGcatattaatatttacgttaacC ACAAACCGCTTATCCAAGTGGACAAATACATCGTGAACTCGGACCACGAGAGTGACGCTGAGCTCATCTGTGACGTTTCCGCTTATCCAGCGGCCACGGTGAACTGGCAAAAGGACGGCGAAACTATCGTGTCCAACGAGCCTAAAATCAAGCTGGAAAGACGTAGAAATAACGAGAGAAACGTGTTGATCATCAAAG ATCTTAACGAGAAAGACTTTGGCAAGTATTCGTGCGTGGCATGGAACTCTTTGGGGAAAGAGACGAAGGACGTCAACCTGGTGAAGACCCCTGTGGTGAGGAAGTTTGAGAAGAACCAGAGCAACGAAAGCACCAAGGATGTGATTTTGCAATGGAAAGTAGAGTCGAAGCAGCCCATTTCTATGCACGAGCTGCAGTACAGGAAACAAGGG GAAACAAACTGGAAGACGATCTCCCCTGATGTGACCGACGCGGAAAATGACGTCTACTTGATCAAGCACACCCTGAAGAACTTGGAGCCCGGGTTGTACGAGACCAGGGCCAGATCGAAGAACGGCCACGGTTGGTCGGAGTACTCTAAAACGGTACCATTCGAAGGAG TTTTAGCGAAACACGGCGCCCACCACTCAAAACCCAAGCacaacaaaaaagaaaacagatTACAAG AATCATCACTTGACATCCCAGCACAGCACCGAAGCGAGGAACTCGTTCCTGTAGGAG aatctACTTCAAGCAGTACGTCGCTGACCTCCTCGCTAATTTTGGTCCTTCTAACCGTCCTCACGCTAAGACAATGA
- the LOC126747424 gene encoding neurotrimin-like isoform X3, whose amino-acid sequence MKLFVIGCFVVLMVEGVFGKGVLKRDVNEKALKKDEDVYGELNEQDTDLQKDQEDYYDEAEVSDNQPLDNGARRTSVKLDLLSKPETFVQMIGETVRLPCSVSSKDALEVIRVWSKNSNPIFQGDINIKNKHNYLLLPNGTLQVVLEDAEDFGTYSCTLLLSDSERPEVEHKIIQKTSANITALYSNNKMNVFETDDSATLTCEVTGYPRPTVSWYKDNDKLADGESLTIQRVKPKHAGAYRCFADNKIGKPAHQHINIYVNHKPLIQVDKYIVNSDHESDAELICDVSAYPAATVNWQKDGETIVSNEPKIKLERRRNNERNVLIIKDLNEKDFGKYSCVAWNSLGKETKDVNLVKTPVVRKFEKNQSNESTKDVILQWKVESKQPISMHELQYRKQGETNWKTISPDVTDAENDVYLIKHTLKNLEPGLYETRARSKNGHGWSEYSKTVPFEGESTSSSTSLTSSLILVLLTVLTLRQ is encoded by the exons TGAATGAAAAGGCATTGAAAAAAGACGAGGACGTCTACGGTGAATTAAATGAACAAGATACCGATCTCCAAAAGGACCAAGAAGATTACTACGACGAAGCAGAAGTCTCCGATAATCAACCGCTCGACAATGGGGCCAGAAGGACCAGTGTCAAGCTGGACCTACTGTCGAAACCTGAAACTTTCGTCCAAATGATTGGGGAAACAGTTAGGTTACCTTGTTCCGTATCCTCTAAAG ATGCCTTGGAGGTAATTCGTGTGTGGTCCAAAAACTCCAACCCGATCTTCCAAGGTGACATCAACATCAAGAACAAGCACAACTACTTGCTATTGCCAAACGGTACTTTGCAAGTGGTACTGGAGGATGCCGAAGATTTCGGCACCTACTCCTGTACCCTTCTCCTATCCGATTCGGAACGACCGGAGGTTGAACATAAAATAATCCAGAAGACCAGTGCCAACATAACGGCCTTGTATTCCAACAATAAAATGAACGTG TTCGAGACCGATGACAGTGCCACCCTTACCTGCGAAGTCACCGGGTACCCGAGGCCGACAGTTTCTTGGTACAAAGACAACGACAAGTTGGCCGACGGCGAATCCCTGACGATACAGCGAGTTAAGCCGAAACATGCTGGTGCCTACAGGTGCTTCGCTGACAATAAAATTGGAAAACCTGCGCATCAGcatattaatatttacgttaacC ACAAACCGCTTATCCAAGTGGACAAATACATCGTGAACTCGGACCACGAGAGTGACGCTGAGCTCATCTGTGACGTTTCCGCTTATCCAGCGGCCACGGTGAACTGGCAAAAGGACGGCGAAACTATCGTGTCCAACGAGCCTAAAATCAAGCTGGAAAGACGTAGAAATAACGAGAGAAACGTGTTGATCATCAAAG ATCTTAACGAGAAAGACTTTGGCAAGTATTCGTGCGTGGCATGGAACTCTTTGGGGAAAGAGACGAAGGACGTCAACCTGGTGAAGACCCCTGTGGTGAGGAAGTTTGAGAAGAACCAGAGCAACGAAAGCACCAAGGATGTGATTTTGCAATGGAAAGTAGAGTCGAAGCAGCCCATTTCTATGCACGAGCTGCAGTACAGGAAACAAGGG GAAACAAACTGGAAGACGATCTCCCCTGATGTGACCGACGCGGAAAATGACGTCTACTTGATCAAGCACACCCTGAAGAACTTGGAGCCCGGGTTGTACGAGACCAGGGCCAGATCGAAGAACGGCCACGGTTGGTCGGAGTACTCTAAAACGGTACCATTCGAAGGAG aatctACTTCAAGCAGTACGTCGCTGACCTCCTCGCTAATTTTGGTCCTTCTAACCGTCCTCACGCTAAGACAATGA
- the LOC126747334 gene encoding iodotyrosine deiodinase encodes MGVQLTENGEQRNEMFFEMYWQYFVAGLVLWLTVKLGLYMKKSRSTETIVEDKQTKAHRVSRNDSDSESSPDDDLCPALPLDLKHIPLNFSKIPQEESLKRSEEFYQLMNRRRTVRHFSTKGVPKEIIRNIIKTAGTAPSGAHTEPWTYVVVSDPETKRKIREIIEEEEEINYKKRMGKVWTTDLKPLRTNWVKEYLTDAPYLILVFKQTYSLKPDGGKKIHYYNEQSVSLAAGILLAAIQNAGLVSLTSTPLNCGPALRALLQRPISEKLTLLLPVGYPAEACLVPDLTRKPLDDILVEF; translated from the exons ATGGGTGTGCAACTGACAGAAAACGGCGAGCAACGGAACGAAATGTTTTTCGAGATGTACTGGCAGTACTTCGTGGCCGGACTGGTGCTTTGGTTAACAGTCAAACTTGGACTCTACATGAAGAAAAGCAGAAGCACTGAGACAATTGTGGAAGATAAGCAGACCAAAGCTCATAGAG TATCGAGAAACGACTCGGATTCTGAGTCGTCACCAGATGACGATCTTTGTCCGGCTTTACCGTTAGACCTAAAGCATATCCCTCTGAATTTCAGTAAGATCCCTCAAGAAGAATCACTAAAACGCTCAGAAGAATTCTATCAGCTGATGAACAGAAGAAGAACCGTTCGTCATTTCAGTACGAAGGGAGTACCCAAAGAAATAATCCGCAATATTATCAAAACTGCTG gTACTGCACCTAGTGGTGCTCACACAGAACCTTGGACCTACGTGGTGGTGAGCGATCCAGAAACCAAACGAAAAATTCGAGAAATCATCGAAGAAGAGGAGGAGATAAACTACAAGAAACGAATGGGAAAAGTGTGGACTACCGACTTGAAGCCCTTAAGGACCAACTGGGTGAAGGAGTACCTCACTGACGCTCCTTACCTCATTTTGGTGTTCAAGCAGACCTACAGCTTAAAACCGGACGGCGGCAAGAAGATCCACTATTATAATGAGCAAAGCGTGTCTTTGGCAGCGGGTATTTTACTAGCAGCCATACAG AATGCTGGATTGGTCTCACTTACTTCGACCCCGTTGAACTGCGGGCCTGCCCTCAGGGCGCTCCTGCAACGACCAATTTCTGAGAAACTGACCCTCCTGCTACCAGTGGGTTACCCCGCGGAGGCCTGTTTGGTTCCTGACCTCACCAGAAAGCCACTGGATGATATATTAGTGGAGTTTTGA